From Juglans regia cultivar Chandler chromosome 8, Walnut 2.0, whole genome shotgun sequence, the proteins below share one genomic window:
- the LOC109013098 gene encoding lisH domain-containing protein C1711.05-like isoform X2, giving the protein MSSTPGNSVFEQLTSMPKTLISQNPPVDPALLALKPRQVLLANSSTMRKPCSDKASSGALTADQKVLLLEAVAHFLDRNGFSKALKKFRSEAQVKKDGLKGSAFDLEEIYSKYLEVWNHSNTKVKFQNEQQIKNDDIVKRDGERASTVALENGRKKNGKSSEGDKCDVVSQSKTTVPHPKNSKEKLTNGAALESNVRTKKRKEGKKISDSLVQGTRSLVEEPEGQCVGDDTEKTLKHKKKKKDKPISDSLDNAKQGGLDGKQGVVSTTFKDAECSRDPQVNNSGSTLEVSSAKSKSKKKKVDGSVSESLLSADSKDIEIRDANGKNEKKKKCKTPDEDAANNIREVPKKRKRFSSEENDFQPVDKKAAEEQKLRKVEGLEESERSEQEAMVNASLGSDKSAEKAFGNLEKNGKEPAFQKTKKQRNGSVEPKTGNAFQRVKSDEVVFTDERLKDNSYWAKDGAESGYGAKAQEILGQVRGRDFRHEKTKKKRGTYRGGQIDLQSHSIRFNYSDDE; this is encoded by the exons ATGTCCTCGACCCCCGGCAATTCGGTGTTTGAACAGCTGACTAGCATGCCCAAAACCCTAATCAGCCAGAACCCACCTGTGGACCCTGCCCTTCTGGCCCTGAAGCCTCGCCAAGTTCTGCTTGCAAACTCAAGCACCATGAGGAAGCCCTGCTCCGATAAGGCCTCCTCCGGCGCCCTAACTGCGGACCAAAAGGTCCTCCTCCTCGAGGCTGTTGCCCATTTCTTGGACCGCAATGGGTTCTCCAAGGCCCTAAAGAAGTTTCGATCCGAAGCTCAAGTCAAG AAAGATGGTTTGAAGGGTTCAGCATTTGATTTGGAAGAGATTTACTCCAAGTATCTGGAGGTGTG GAATCATTCCAACACAAAAGTCAAGTTCCAGAATGAGCAAC AAATAAAGAATGATGACATCGTTAAAAGAGATGGTGAACGTGCCTCCACTGTGGCTTtggaaaatggaagaaagaaaaatggaaaaagtagTGAGGGAGATAAATGTGATGTTGTCAGTCAATCCAAAACCACAGTCCCTCATCCTAAAAATTCCAAGGAGAAGCTAACAAATGGTGCAGCCCTAGAATCAAATGTAAGAactaaaaaaaggaaagaaggcaAGAAGATTTCTGATTCTCTTGTGCAAGGAACTAGATCACTTGTGGAGGAACCTG AAGGCCAATGTGTTGGTGATGACACAGAGAAGACATTGAAgcataagaagaaaaagaaagataagcCTATTTCCGATTCTCTTGACAATGCCAAGCAAGGTGGCTTGGATGGAAAGCAAGGGGTAGTTTCTACAACATTTAAGGATGCAGAGTGTTCAAGAGATCCCCAAGTCAATAATTCTGGCTCTACTCTGGAAGTGAGCAGCGCCAaatccaaaagtaaaaagaaaaaggtggaTGGTTCGGTTTCTGAAAGTTTACTTAGTGCAGATTCAAAGGATATTGAGATAAGAGATGCAAATggaaagaatgagaaaaagaaaaaatgtaagaCGCCAGATGAGGATGCTGCTAACAATATAAGAGAAgttccaaaaaaaagaaagagatttaGTTCTGAAGAAAACGATTTCCAACCTGTTGACAAAAAGGCAGCTGAAGAACAGAAACTTAGGAAGGTAGAAGGTTTGGAAGAATCTGAGAGAAGTGAGCAAGAAGCCATGGTCAATGCATCCCTAGGAAGTGATAAAAGTGCTGAAAAA GCATTTGGAAAccttgaaaaaaatggaaaggaacCTGCCTTTCAGAAAACCAAGAAGCAACGTAATGGTTCAGTTGAG CCAAAGACAGGGAATGCATTCCAGCGGGTAAAATCTGATGAGGTGGTTTTTACTGATGAGAGGCTTAAAGATAATTCTTACTGGGCAAAG GATGGTGCAGAAAGTGGCTATGGTGCTAAAGCACAAGAAATTCTTGGGCAAGTTAGGGGACG
- the LOC109013098 gene encoding nucleolar and coiled-body phosphoprotein 1-like isoform X1 — MSSTPGNSVFEQLTSMPKTLISQNPPVDPALLALKPRQVLLANSSTMRKPCSDKASSGALTADQKVLLLEAVAHFLDRNGFSKALKKFRSEAQVKKDGLKGSAFDLEEIYSKYLEVWNHSNTKVKFQNEQQIKNDDIVKRDGERASTVALENGRKKNGKSSEGDKCDVVSQSKTTVPHPKNSKEKLTNGAALESNVRTKKRKEGKKISDSLVQGTRSLVEEPGKKRKEKKKKKSNSDSGSFINYVEHYQLESLPVAIEEKTNEMILSEGQCVGDDTEKTLKHKKKKKDKPISDSLDNAKQGGLDGKQGVVSTTFKDAECSRDPQVNNSGSTLEVSSAKSKSKKKKVDGSVSESLLSADSKDIEIRDANGKNEKKKKCKTPDEDAANNIREVPKKRKRFSSEENDFQPVDKKAAEEQKLRKVEGLEESERSEQEAMVNASLGSDKSAEKAFGNLEKNGKEPAFQKTKKQRNGSVEPKTGNAFQRVKSDEVVFTDERLKDNSYWAKDGAESGYGAKAQEILGQVRGRDFRHEKTKKKRGTYRGGQIDLQSHSIRFNYSDDE; from the exons ATGTCCTCGACCCCCGGCAATTCGGTGTTTGAACAGCTGACTAGCATGCCCAAAACCCTAATCAGCCAGAACCCACCTGTGGACCCTGCCCTTCTGGCCCTGAAGCCTCGCCAAGTTCTGCTTGCAAACTCAAGCACCATGAGGAAGCCCTGCTCCGATAAGGCCTCCTCCGGCGCCCTAACTGCGGACCAAAAGGTCCTCCTCCTCGAGGCTGTTGCCCATTTCTTGGACCGCAATGGGTTCTCCAAGGCCCTAAAGAAGTTTCGATCCGAAGCTCAAGTCAAG AAAGATGGTTTGAAGGGTTCAGCATTTGATTTGGAAGAGATTTACTCCAAGTATCTGGAGGTGTG GAATCATTCCAACACAAAAGTCAAGTTCCAGAATGAGCAAC AAATAAAGAATGATGACATCGTTAAAAGAGATGGTGAACGTGCCTCCACTGTGGCTTtggaaaatggaagaaagaaaaatggaaaaagtagTGAGGGAGATAAATGTGATGTTGTCAGTCAATCCAAAACCACAGTCCCTCATCCTAAAAATTCCAAGGAGAAGCTAACAAATGGTGCAGCCCTAGAATCAAATGTAAGAactaaaaaaaggaaagaaggcaAGAAGATTTCTGATTCTCTTGTGCAAGGAACTAGATCACTTGTGGAGGAACCTGgtaagaaaagaaaggagaaaaagaaaaagaaaagcaactCAGATTCTGgatcttttattaattatgtagaACATTATCAATTGGAATCACTGCCTGTAGCAATTGAAGAAAAAACTAATGAAATGATACTCTCAGAAGGCCAATGTGTTGGTGATGACACAGAGAAGACATTGAAgcataagaagaaaaagaaagataagcCTATTTCCGATTCTCTTGACAATGCCAAGCAAGGTGGCTTGGATGGAAAGCAAGGGGTAGTTTCTACAACATTTAAGGATGCAGAGTGTTCAAGAGATCCCCAAGTCAATAATTCTGGCTCTACTCTGGAAGTGAGCAGCGCCAaatccaaaagtaaaaagaaaaaggtggaTGGTTCGGTTTCTGAAAGTTTACTTAGTGCAGATTCAAAGGATATTGAGATAAGAGATGCAAATggaaagaatgagaaaaagaaaaaatgtaagaCGCCAGATGAGGATGCTGCTAACAATATAAGAGAAgttccaaaaaaaagaaagagatttaGTTCTGAAGAAAACGATTTCCAACCTGTTGACAAAAAGGCAGCTGAAGAACAGAAACTTAGGAAGGTAGAAGGTTTGGAAGAATCTGAGAGAAGTGAGCAAGAAGCCATGGTCAATGCATCCCTAGGAAGTGATAAAAGTGCTGAAAAA GCATTTGGAAAccttgaaaaaaatggaaaggaacCTGCCTTTCAGAAAACCAAGAAGCAACGTAATGGTTCAGTTGAG CCAAAGACAGGGAATGCATTCCAGCGGGTAAAATCTGATGAGGTGGTTTTTACTGATGAGAGGCTTAAAGATAATTCTTACTGGGCAAAG GATGGTGCAGAAAGTGGCTATGGTGCTAAAGCACAAGAAATTCTTGGGCAAGTTAGGGGACG